The Corynebacterium comes genome window below encodes:
- a CDS encoding DUF2505 domain-containing protein yields MASRSENTVTINQPAEKVHAALTNADYWAFIAHHLSPEPGEVNSFESTEGGAVVTLFEVLPLDILPEAVRAMISQALKVKRTVTVGPLTDNAAHISYAADVKGTPVDFQGEINISGDDSTTTLAYINDVSVNIPFMGPAIEPKVADALGDLFRTEGELTERWISENA; encoded by the coding sequence ATGGCATCCCGCAGTGAGAACACCGTAACCATCAACCAGCCGGCCGAGAAAGTCCACGCCGCGCTGACCAACGCCGACTACTGGGCGTTCATCGCACACCACCTCTCCCCGGAACCGGGCGAGGTCAACTCCTTCGAGTCCACCGAGGGTGGCGCAGTGGTCACCCTCTTCGAGGTCCTGCCGCTGGACATCCTCCCCGAGGCCGTCCGCGCCATGATCTCCCAGGCGCTGAAGGTCAAGCGCACGGTCACCGTCGGTCCGCTGACCGACAACGCCGCCCACATCTCCTACGCCGCCGATGTGAAGGGCACCCCGGTCGACTTCCAGGGTGAGATCAACATCTCCGGCGACGACTCCACCACCACCCTCGCGTACATCAACGACGTCTCCGTGAACATCCCGTTCATGGGCCCGGCCATCGAGCCGAAGGTCGCCGACGCCCTGGGCGACCTGTTCAGGACCGAAGGCGAACTGACCGAGCGCTGGATCTCCGAGAACGCTTAA
- a CDS encoding metal-sensitive transcriptional regulator: MKLTPEEAKPATTRLKRAAGQLNAVIRMLEEGHECEEAVTQLAAVAKAIDRAGYLVVATGMKKCFTDESPEAYDEKKLEKMFLSLA; the protein is encoded by the coding sequence ATGAAGCTCACCCCTGAGGAAGCCAAGCCCGCCACCACCCGGCTCAAGCGAGCAGCAGGTCAGCTCAATGCCGTCATCCGCATGCTCGAAGAGGGCCACGAGTGCGAAGAGGCGGTCACCCAGCTGGCCGCCGTTGCCAAGGCCATCGACCGCGCCGGATACCTCGTCGTGGCGACCGGCATGAAGAAGTGCTTCACCGACGAGTCCCCGGAAGCCTACGACGAGAAGAAACTGGAAAAGATGTTCCTTTCCCTCGCCTAG
- a CDS encoding type I polyketide synthase, whose product MPLIPLLSLDRPALIFSGQGSPWQSALVDAATAHHTGDRLNQLLQAARTTTGPVAREISSTVPGSLERLADLLSPDATAGTGTIDALPAVSVPGIVLGQIAALDHLRDLGINLDESTLLGHSQGSLGVVAARHPEQALAFAVLLGTALSRVVGSGDPRSRMLSVRGVERAVVEKHAGAACLAVINGPRHHVLSGSPEELAAAQASIARAVQAHNDRLELREFGGREITAAFDELPVAAPFHHPDMREAADLAVEWAQRCNIDLGEYSVRELACAILVDPHNWPAQVAQLTADETKHVLCLDGGLARLTAPLLAGSGIALIPAATTVERDRLATPGSELPDERDWAEFAPRLVRLPDGRTYTQTRFSAVTGLSPIMLGGMTPTTADAGIVAAAANAGYWTELAGGGMYSDEVFAHHNDGLVELLEPGRTAQFNTMFFDRFLWNLQFGQTRIVPKARAAGAPFNGVTISAGIPEVEEATELLAQLHADGFPYIALKPGTTKQIRDTLQIAAANPDSHILMQIEDGHAGGHHSWTDLDDMLMQTYAETRRHPNVLLAVGGGIHSPERAAEYITGAWSRKYALPAMPVDAVFIGTVAMATREASATDSVKELLVNTRGVRPDENDGWVSRGSGNHGTASSQSHLLADIHELDNSFAAASRFITSLDFEEYEGRREEIIEVLGRTSKPYFGDVETMTYAEWVNRFVELAHPFVDPTWDDRFFDLLHRVEARLNHADHGKIGTLFPGIGSVGDAPTAAARLLAAYPQAHELLVSPRDAAWWINLNRKHVKPMPWVPALDGDLPVWFGKDTLWQAQDERYNADQVRIIPGPVAVAGITRKNEPIADLLGRFEDCATQALLNAGALPDEQFSRLADARDAAEYIKAAPTIVWHGHLMANPAHDMDRDAYDLIQDEAGLWSIRINADSYWDELPEEQRPFYVREVTIPLDLPESVATGASPVVSDERLPRSVFALLEGLAGVGSISETGDHIDAMPEIIEGSESADAPFGVARYSFTFDPSLLPAHTSVTGAALGAVTPGTPDVLVGPCWPAIYTALGSGRLADGYPVIEGLLNAVHLNHVVDVRVPLEELADGRTIDVTSRCTDISESSSGRIVTVELELFSAGELVATQMQRFAIRGRARGTDIPTPAPEWGGGKSATKVETTPRSFIERAVVTAPSDMTPFALVSGDYNPIHTSTNSAQLVNLKAPLVHGMWLSATAQHLAGRHGTVVGWTYSMYGMVQLDDEVEITVERVGRKGIHNAFEVTCRIDGEVVSVGQALMAQPKTAYVYPGQGIQAVGMGEGDRGASAAAREIWNRAEKHTRDALGFSIRRIIDENPTEVTVRGRKFIHPAGVLHLTQFTQVALAVVAYAQTARLREADALAANSMYAGHSLGEYTALASLGNIFDLESVIDVVYSRGSAMGTLVERDEQGRSNYGMGALRPNMIGVPADRVEDYIAQIAQETGEFLQIVNYNIEGQQYSIAGTRAGLAALKARADAVRDRAFVTVPGIDVPFHSSVLRPGVPTFAQKLDELLPAELDLTALVGRYVPNLVARPFELTDDFLESIRQEAPSERLAGRSVADFASENELARTLLIELLSWQFASPVRWIETQELLFGEVDQIIEVGLAASPTLTNLALRSMAVAGTELPVFNVERDQDQVMLADVQAAPVIEEEVDEAPAAAPSPAAAEAAPAPAATTAPSGGSGSDAPALAFTAAEAIMVLFAFQNKIRLDQINDTDTVEELTNGVSSRRNQLLMDMSAEIGVPAIDGASEADVAVLRERVKTAAPGYSPFGSVLGEAVTARLRLLTGASGHKPAHVGERVTGTWGLPASWVGHVEAEILLGSREEDSVRGGTLATVPTSASSRSDVDALIDAAVQAVAARHGISVSLNAGGGAGGGGVVDSAALTAYADTVTGPDGVLATAARTVLDQLGLTPVTAEAEPADTTVLEAVEAELGTGWVDLVTPTFDAARAVLFDDRWALAREDLARVALGHKDLPVDRFTGTGDVVAAQARWYAGNGATDPALMHRIAEAAVDKLEGEYAGDVALVTGAAPGSIATALVERLLEGGATVIMTASRISQARKEFARRLYAEHAAMGAALWLVPANLSSYRDIDALIDWIGSEQKESVGNEVKIIKPAMTPTLAFPFAAPGVSGSLADVGPAAENQTRLLLWSVERTIAGLSGLAQKAVDVRAHVVLPGSPNRGMFGGDGAYAEVKSALDAILAKWSSEAGWPAGVTLAQARIGWVSGTHLMGGNDALIPAAEAAGIHVWTPEEISSELMTLASHDTRARAAEAPVEADLTGGLGSSAVSISELAAQARADAATTTPDEAAETAVTIPALPNLDNPTQVGGVEIGEVTAELDDMVVIAGVGEVSSWGSGRTRFEAEYGIQRDGTVDLTAAGVLELAWMTGLVEWSEDPNPAWYDADGKEVAEEDIYDRFRDEVVARSGVRTLTDKYHLVDQGSIDLTQVFLDRDITFTVATEAEARDIHDADPDKTLIAEVDGEWVITRRQGATAHVPRKATLSRTVTGQMPDDFDPARWGIPDHMIDSLDRIATWNLVTAVDAFINAGFSPTELLQHVHPLDVGTTQGTGIGGMESLHKVFVSRFLGEERPSDILQESLPNVVAAHTMQSLLGGYGSMIHPIGACATAAVSIEEGVDKIRLGKADFVIAGGIDDVQVESLAGFGDMNATAETKTMTDKGIDERFISRANDRRRGGFLEAEGGGTVLLVRGSVAAEMGLPVHAVVAHAASYGDGAHTSIPAPGLGVLGAGRGREKSKLARSLKSLGLSPDDVSVLSKHDTSTNANDPNESELHSLLWPAIGRNPDKPMYVISQKTLTGHSKAGAALFQTGGLMDVLRTGRLPQNASLDCVDPLIAPKAKNLVWLREPLDLGEGTVKAAALTSLGFGHVGALVVYAHPSTFEAAVANAGLDVEAWRGRATGRLRDGAARMQAGMIGRAPLFTQIEGRRFPEQGAHEAEINLLLSEDVRLGEDGVYPRA is encoded by the coding sequence ATGCCCCTCATCCCACTCCTCTCCCTGGACCGCCCCGCCCTGATCTTCTCCGGACAGGGCTCTCCCTGGCAGTCCGCCCTGGTGGACGCCGCCACCGCCCACCACACGGGCGACCGGCTCAACCAGCTGCTCCAGGCCGCACGGACGACCACCGGCCCGGTCGCACGGGAGATCTCCTCCACCGTTCCAGGTTCCCTCGAAAGACTCGCAGACCTGCTCTCCCCCGACGCCACCGCCGGGACCGGGACCATTGACGCCCTCCCCGCCGTGTCGGTGCCGGGCATCGTCCTCGGACAGATCGCCGCACTGGACCACCTGCGCGACCTGGGCATCAACCTCGATGAGAGCACGCTGCTCGGCCACTCCCAGGGTTCCCTGGGGGTCGTGGCCGCCCGTCACCCGGAGCAGGCCCTGGCCTTCGCCGTACTGCTCGGCACCGCACTGAGCCGGGTCGTCGGCTCCGGCGATCCGCGCTCGCGCATGCTCTCGGTACGCGGGGTGGAACGGGCGGTCGTCGAGAAGCACGCCGGCGCCGCCTGCCTGGCCGTGATCAACGGCCCCCGCCACCACGTCCTCTCCGGCTCCCCCGAGGAGCTCGCCGCCGCACAGGCCTCCATCGCGCGGGCCGTGCAGGCGCACAACGACCGACTCGAACTCCGCGAATTCGGCGGCCGCGAGATCACCGCCGCCTTCGATGAACTTCCCGTCGCCGCCCCCTTCCACCACCCGGACATGCGCGAGGCCGCCGACCTGGCAGTGGAGTGGGCCCAGCGCTGCAACATCGACCTCGGCGAGTATTCCGTCCGCGAACTGGCCTGCGCCATCCTGGTGGACCCCCACAATTGGCCCGCCCAGGTCGCCCAGCTCACCGCCGACGAGACGAAGCACGTGCTGTGCCTCGACGGCGGACTGGCGCGACTGACCGCCCCCCTGCTGGCGGGCAGCGGGATCGCGCTGATTCCGGCCGCCACCACCGTGGAGCGCGACCGGCTGGCCACCCCGGGTTCGGAACTCCCGGACGAACGTGACTGGGCCGAGTTCGCACCGCGTCTGGTCCGCCTGCCCGACGGCAGGACCTACACCCAGACCCGCTTCTCCGCGGTCACCGGCCTGTCGCCGATCATGCTCGGCGGCATGACCCCGACCACCGCCGACGCCGGCATCGTCGCCGCGGCCGCCAACGCCGGCTACTGGACCGAGCTGGCCGGCGGCGGCATGTACTCCGACGAGGTTTTCGCCCACCACAACGACGGCCTCGTCGAACTGCTCGAACCGGGCCGCACCGCACAGTTCAACACCATGTTCTTCGACCGCTTCCTGTGGAACCTGCAGTTCGGCCAGACCCGCATCGTGCCGAAGGCACGTGCCGCCGGCGCCCCCTTCAACGGCGTGACCATCTCCGCCGGCATCCCGGAGGTCGAGGAGGCCACCGAACTCCTCGCGCAGCTGCACGCCGACGGCTTCCCCTACATCGCCCTCAAACCGGGAACGACGAAGCAGATCAGGGACACCCTGCAGATCGCCGCCGCCAACCCGGACTCCCACATCCTCATGCAGATCGAGGACGGCCACGCAGGCGGGCACCATTCCTGGACCGACCTCGACGACATGCTCATGCAGACCTACGCAGAAACCCGCAGGCACCCCAACGTGCTGCTGGCCGTCGGTGGCGGCATCCACTCGCCCGAGCGCGCCGCGGAGTACATCACCGGCGCCTGGTCCCGGAAGTACGCCCTCCCGGCCATGCCGGTCGACGCCGTGTTCATCGGCACCGTCGCCATGGCCACCAGGGAGGCCTCCGCCACCGACTCGGTCAAGGAACTCCTGGTCAACACCAGAGGCGTGCGCCCGGACGAGAACGACGGCTGGGTCTCCCGGGGCAGCGGCAACCACGGCACCGCCTCCTCGCAGTCCCACCTGCTGGCCGACATCCACGAGCTGGACAACTCCTTCGCCGCCGCCTCCCGTTTCATCACCTCGCTGGACTTCGAGGAGTACGAGGGGCGTCGGGAAGAGATCATCGAGGTGCTGGGCAGGACCTCGAAGCCCTACTTCGGCGACGTGGAGACGATGACCTACGCCGAATGGGTCAACCGTTTCGTCGAGCTGGCCCACCCCTTCGTCGACCCCACCTGGGACGACCGCTTCTTCGATCTCCTGCACCGCGTCGAGGCGCGCCTCAACCACGCCGACCACGGGAAGATCGGGACGCTCTTCCCCGGGATCGGGTCCGTCGGGGATGCCCCGACCGCCGCCGCCCGGCTCCTGGCCGCCTACCCGCAGGCGCACGAGCTGCTGGTGTCCCCGCGGGACGCCGCCTGGTGGATCAACCTCAACCGCAAGCACGTCAAGCCGATGCCGTGGGTCCCCGCGCTGGACGGCGACCTGCCGGTCTGGTTCGGCAAGGACACCCTGTGGCAGGCCCAGGACGAGCGCTACAACGCCGACCAGGTCCGCATCATCCCGGGTCCGGTGGCCGTCGCCGGAATCACCCGGAAGAACGAGCCGATCGCCGACCTGCTCGGCCGCTTCGAGGACTGCGCCACCCAGGCGTTGCTCAACGCCGGCGCGCTCCCGGATGAGCAGTTCTCCCGCCTGGCCGACGCACGTGACGCGGCGGAATACATCAAGGCCGCCCCGACGATCGTGTGGCACGGGCACCTCATGGCCAACCCCGCCCACGACATGGACCGGGACGCCTACGACCTCATCCAGGACGAGGCCGGACTGTGGTCGATCCGAATCAACGCCGACTCCTACTGGGACGAGTTGCCGGAGGAGCAGCGGCCGTTCTACGTCCGCGAGGTCACCATCCCACTGGACCTGCCGGAATCCGTCGCCACCGGTGCCTCCCCGGTCGTCTCCGACGAGCGTCTGCCCAGGTCCGTCTTCGCACTCCTCGAGGGCCTGGCCGGCGTCGGCTCGATCTCCGAGACCGGCGACCACATCGACGCCATGCCCGAGATCATCGAGGGCTCGGAATCTGCGGACGCGCCCTTCGGCGTGGCCCGGTACTCCTTCACCTTTGACCCGTCGCTGCTCCCGGCCCACACCTCCGTCACCGGTGCCGCACTGGGTGCCGTCACCCCCGGCACCCCGGACGTGCTGGTCGGCCCGTGCTGGCCCGCGATCTACACGGCACTCGGCTCCGGCAGACTCGCCGACGGCTACCCCGTCATCGAGGGCCTGCTCAACGCAGTGCACCTCAACCACGTCGTCGACGTGCGCGTGCCGCTGGAAGAGCTTGCCGACGGCCGCACCATCGACGTCACCTCCAGGTGCACCGACATCTCCGAGTCCTCCTCCGGGCGCATCGTCACCGTCGAGCTGGAGCTGTTCTCGGCAGGCGAACTCGTGGCCACCCAGATGCAGCGCTTCGCCATCCGCGGCCGCGCCCGGGGCACCGACATCCCGACCCCCGCCCCCGAGTGGGGTGGCGGCAAGTCCGCGACCAAGGTCGAGACGACCCCGCGCTCCTTCATCGAGCGGGCCGTGGTCACAGCGCCTTCCGACATGACCCCGTTCGCGCTGGTCTCGGGCGACTACAACCCGATCCACACGTCCACCAACTCTGCGCAGCTGGTCAACCTCAAGGCTCCGCTGGTCCACGGCATGTGGCTGTCGGCCACGGCCCAGCACCTGGCCGGCCGGCACGGCACCGTGGTGGGCTGGACCTACTCCATGTACGGCATGGTCCAGCTCGACGACGAGGTGGAGATCACCGTCGAGCGCGTAGGCCGCAAGGGCATCCACAACGCCTTCGAGGTCACCTGCCGCATCGACGGCGAGGTGGTCTCCGTCGGCCAGGCCCTGATGGCCCAGCCGAAGACCGCCTACGTCTACCCGGGCCAGGGCATCCAGGCCGTCGGCATGGGTGAGGGCGACCGGGGCGCCTCCGCGGCGGCCCGCGAGATCTGGAACCGCGCCGAGAAGCACACCCGCGACGCCCTCGGCTTCTCCATCCGCCGGATCATCGACGAGAACCCGACCGAAGTGACCGTCCGCGGCCGGAAGTTCATCCACCCGGCGGGCGTGCTGCACCTCACGCAGTTCACCCAGGTCGCCCTCGCCGTCGTCGCCTACGCACAGACCGCCCGCCTGCGTGAGGCGGACGCCCTGGCCGCGAACTCGATGTACGCCGGCCACTCCCTCGGCGAGTACACCGCGCTCGCGTCGCTGGGCAACATCTTCGACCTCGAGTCCGTCATCGACGTCGTCTACTCCCGCGGCTCAGCCATGGGCACCCTCGTCGAGCGCGACGAGCAGGGCCGCTCCAACTACGGCATGGGCGCGCTGCGCCCGAACATGATCGGCGTCCCCGCCGACCGGGTCGAGGACTACATCGCACAGATCGCGCAGGAAACCGGCGAGTTCCTGCAGATCGTCAACTACAACATCGAGGGCCAGCAGTACTCCATCGCCGGCACGAGAGCCGGACTGGCCGCACTCAAGGCACGAGCCGACGCCGTCCGCGACCGCGCCTTCGTCACCGTCCCGGGCATCGACGTCCCCTTCCACTCCTCCGTGCTGCGCCCGGGAGTGCCGACCTTCGCCCAGAAACTCGACGAGCTGCTCCCCGCCGAGCTGGATCTCACCGCTCTGGTCGGCCGCTACGTGCCCAACCTGGTGGCCCGCCCCTTCGAACTGACCGATGACTTCCTCGAGTCGATCCGCCAGGAGGCCCCCTCCGAGCGTCTGGCCGGACGGTCCGTCGCCGACTTCGCCAGCGAGAACGAACTGGCCCGCACCCTCCTCATCGAGCTGCTGAGCTGGCAGTTCGCCTCCCCGGTCCGCTGGATCGAGACCCAGGAGCTGCTCTTCGGCGAAGTGGATCAGATCATCGAGGTCGGACTCGCAGCCTCCCCGACCCTGACCAACCTCGCCCTGCGTTCCATGGCCGTCGCGGGCACCGAACTGCCGGTGTTCAACGTCGAGCGCGATCAGGACCAGGTCATGCTCGCCGACGTCCAGGCCGCCCCGGTCATCGAGGAAGAGGTCGATGAGGCTCCCGCCGCCGCCCCTTCCCCCGCTGCAGCCGAGGCTGCTCCGGCTCCGGCCGCCACCACCGCACCGTCCGGCGGCTCGGGCTCTGACGCCCCGGCTCTCGCGTTCACCGCGGCCGAGGCGATCATGGTGCTCTTCGCCTTCCAGAACAAGATCCGCCTGGACCAGATCAACGACACCGACACCGTCGAGGAGCTGACCAACGGCGTTTCCTCGCGCCGCAACCAGCTGCTGATGGACATGTCCGCCGAGATCGGCGTGCCGGCCATCGACGGCGCCTCCGAGGCCGACGTGGCCGTCCTGCGTGAGCGGGTGAAGACCGCCGCCCCCGGCTACTCCCCCTTCGGTTCCGTCCTGGGCGAGGCCGTCACCGCACGGCTCCGCCTCCTGACCGGCGCATCCGGCCACAAGCCCGCCCACGTCGGCGAGCGCGTCACCGGAACCTGGGGCCTGCCCGCATCCTGGGTCGGCCACGTCGAGGCCGAGATCCTGCTCGGCTCCCGCGAGGAGGACTCGGTCCGCGGCGGAACGCTCGCCACCGTCCCGACCTCCGCCTCCTCCAGGTCCGACGTCGACGCCCTCATCGACGCCGCCGTCCAGGCCGTCGCGGCCCGCCACGGCATCTCCGTCTCCCTGAACGCCGGTGGCGGCGCAGGCGGCGGCGGGGTCGTCGATTCCGCGGCCCTGACCGCCTACGCCGACACCGTCACGGGCCCGGACGGTGTCCTGGCCACGGCCGCCCGCACCGTCCTCGACCAGCTGGGGCTGACCCCGGTCACCGCAGAAGCCGAACCGGCCGACACGACCGTGCTCGAGGCCGTCGAGGCTGAGCTGGGCACCGGCTGGGTCGACCTGGTCACCCCGACCTTCGACGCCGCCAGGGCCGTGCTTTTCGACGACCGCTGGGCTCTGGCCCGCGAGGACCTCGCCCGCGTCGCCCTGGGCCACAAGGACCTGCCCGTGGACCGCTTCACCGGCACCGGCGACGTCGTCGCAGCCCAGGCCAGGTGGTATGCCGGAAACGGCGCCACAGACCCGGCGCTGATGCACCGGATCGCCGAGGCGGCCGTCGACAAGCTCGAAGGCGAATACGCCGGCGACGTCGCACTGGTCACCGGTGCCGCGCCGGGTTCGATCGCCACCGCGCTGGTCGAGCGCCTGCTGGAGGGCGGCGCCACGGTCATCATGACCGCCTCCCGTATCTCCCAGGCACGCAAGGAATTCGCGCGCCGGCTCTACGCCGAGCACGCCGCCATGGGCGCTGCCCTGTGGCTGGTCCCCGCGAACCTGTCGTCCTACCGCGACATCGACGCCCTGATCGACTGGATCGGGAGTGAGCAGAAGGAGTCCGTAGGCAACGAGGTGAAGATCATCAAGCCGGCCATGACCCCGACGCTGGCCTTCCCCTTCGCGGCACCGGGTGTCTCCGGTTCGCTCGCCGACGTCGGCCCTGCCGCCGAGAACCAGACCCGACTGCTGCTCTGGTCCGTCGAACGCACCATCGCCGGCCTGTCCGGGCTGGCGCAGAAGGCAGTGGACGTCCGCGCCCACGTCGTTCTGCCGGGTTCCCCGAACCGCGGCATGTTCGGCGGCGACGGCGCCTACGCCGAGGTCAAGAGTGCCCTCGACGCCATCCTGGCCAAGTGGTCCTCCGAGGCCGGCTGGCCCGCAGGCGTCACCCTGGCGCAGGCCAGGATCGGCTGGGTCTCCGGCACCCACCTGATGGGTGGCAACGACGCCCTCATCCCGGCCGCTGAAGCCGCGGGCATCCATGTCTGGACCCCGGAGGAGATCTCCTCCGAGCTCATGACACTGGCGTCACACGACACCCGGGCCAGGGCCGCCGAGGCCCCGGTCGAGGCCGACCTCACCGGTGGCCTGGGATCCTCCGCCGTGTCCATCTCCGAGCTGGCTGCGCAGGCCCGCGCGGACGCCGCCACCACGACTCCGGACGAGGCGGCAGAGACGGCAGTGACCATCCCGGCGCTGCCCAACCTCGACAACCCGACCCAGGTCGGCGGCGTCGAGATCGGCGAGGTCACCGCGGAACTGGACGACATGGTCGTCATCGCCGGCGTCGGTGAGGTCTCCTCCTGGGGCTCCGGCCGCACCCGCTTCGAGGCCGAGTACGGCATCCAGCGCGACGGCACCGTCGATCTGACCGCCGCCGGCGTGCTCGAACTGGCCTGGATGACGGGCCTGGTCGAATGGTCCGAGGACCCGAACCCGGCCTGGTACGACGCCGACGGCAAGGAAGTCGCCGAGGAGGACATCTACGACCGTTTCCGTGACGAGGTCGTCGCCCGCTCCGGCGTGCGCACCCTGACCGACAAGTACCACCTGGTCGACCAGGGTTCCATCGACCTGACCCAGGTCTTCCTCGACCGCGACATCACCTTCACCGTCGCCACCGAGGCAGAGGCCCGCGACATCCACGACGCCGACCCGGACAAGACCCTCATCGCCGAGGTCGACGGTGAATGGGTGATCACCCGCAGGCAGGGTGCCACCGCCCACGTGCCGCGCAAGGCTACCCTGTCGCGCACCGTCACCGGCCAGATGCCCGATGACTTCGACCCCGCCAGGTGGGGCATCCCGGACCACATGATCGACTCGCTGGACCGCATCGCCACCTGGAACCTGGTCACCGCCGTCGACGCCTTCATCAACGCCGGATTCTCCCCGACCGAGCTGCTGCAGCACGTCCACCCGCTGGACGTGGGCACCACGCAGGGCACCGGCATCGGCGGCATGGAGTCCCTGCACAAGGTCTTCGTCAGCCGTTTCCTGGGTGAGGAGCGCCCGAGCGACATCCTGCAGGAGTCCCTGCCCAACGTCGTCGCCGCCCACACCATGCAGTCGCTGCTCGGCGGCTACGGCTCGATGATCCACCCGATCGGCGCCTGCGCCACCGCGGCAGTCTCCATCGAGGAGGGCGTGGACAAGATCAGGCTGGGCAAGGCCGACTTCGTCATCGCCGGCGGCATCGACGACGTCCAGGTCGAGTCCCTGGCCGGCTTCGGCGACATGAACGCCACCGCCGAGACGAAGACGATGACCGACAAGGGCATCGACGAGCGCTTCATCTCGCGTGCGAACGATCGTCGCCGCGGCGGCTTCCTCGAGGCCGAGGGCGGCGGCACCGTGCTGCTGGTCCGCGGCTCCGTCGCCGCGGAGATGGGCCTGCCGGTCCACGCCGTGGTCGCACACGCCGCCTCCTACGGCGACGGCGCCCACACCTCCATCCCGGCTCCCGGCCTGGGTGTGCTCGGCGCAGGTCGCGGCCGGGAGAAGTCGAAGCTCGCGCGTTCGCTGAAGTCGCTGGGCCTGAGCCCGGACGACGTGTCCGTGCTGAGCAAGCACGACACCTCGACCAACGCCAACGACCCGAACGAGTCGGAGCTGCATTCCCTGCTGTGGCCGGCCATCGGGCGTAACCCGGACAAGCCGATGTACGTCATCTCCCAGAAGACGCTCACCGGCCACTCCAAGGCAGGCGCCGCGCTCTTCCAGACCGGCGGTCTGATGGACGTCCTGCGCACCGGCAGGCTCCCGCAGAACGCCTCCCTGGACTGCGTCGACCCGCTCATCGCGCCGAAGGCGAAGAACCTGGTCTGGCTGCGCGAACCGCTGGATCTGGGCGAGGGCACGGTGAAGGCTGCCGCGCTGACCTCACTCGGCTTCGGCCACGTGGGTGCCCTGGTGGTCTACGCCCACCCGTCGACCTTCGAGGCCGCCGTGGCCAACGCAGGTCTGGACGTGGAGGCATGGCGCGGGCGCGCCACCGGGCGGCTGCGTGACGGCGCCGCCCGCATGCAGGCCGGCATGATCGGCCGCGCCCCGCTGTTCACCCAGATCGAGGGACGCCGCTTCCCGGAGCAGGGCGCTCACGAGGCGGAGATCAACCTGCTGCTGAGCGAGGATGTCCGTCTGGGCGAGGACGGGGTGTACCCGCGGGCCTGA
- a CDS encoding UDP-N-acetylmuramate dehydrogenase, which yields MTDSSLTPDIRTRLAQIADVTLDERTTFAELTTLHLGGRPRLTVRCGSTSAVAEVVMLLDAAGIPLLVVGGGSNLVVAEGDLDLVAVILENDTLELDPASGLVRAGAGAVWDDVVAATVEAGLGGIECLSGIPGSTGATPVQNVGAYGAEIADVLTRVLLLERATGEVSWVPAADLELAYRYSNLKFTGRGVVLAIELQLNPDGLSAPLRFGELARRLGATDSGGRRPVTQVRDTVLDLRRGKGMVLAEGDHDTWSAGSFFTNPVVDVAVADSVQATVRAARGDEDADRMPRFPAGEGTVKLSAAWLIDRAGFAKGHPGEDAPARLSTRHTLALTNRGSASTSDLVALAREVRDGVRGRFGVTLVPEPVWIGVSID from the coding sequence GTGACCGATTCATCTCTGACCCCGGACATTCGTACGCGTCTCGCGCAGATCGCGGATGTGACCCTCGATGAGCGCACGACGTTCGCCGAGCTGACCACCCTTCACCTGGGTGGACGCCCCCGACTCACCGTCCGGTGCGGCTCCACCTCCGCGGTCGCTGAGGTGGTGATGCTTCTCGACGCCGCCGGCATCCCCCTTCTCGTCGTCGGCGGCGGATCCAACCTCGTGGTCGCCGAAGGGGACCTCGATCTGGTGGCCGTCATACTGGAGAACGACACGCTGGAGCTTGATCCGGCGAGCGGCCTGGTCCGCGCCGGTGCCGGTGCCGTCTGGGACGACGTCGTGGCGGCCACGGTGGAGGCGGGCCTGGGTGGCATCGAGTGCCTGTCCGGCATCCCCGGTTCGACCGGTGCCACCCCGGTGCAGAACGTCGGCGCCTACGGCGCGGAAATCGCGGACGTGCTCACCCGGGTGCTGCTGCTGGAGCGGGCCACCGGCGAGGTGTCGTGGGTGCCGGCCGCCGATCTGGAGCTGGCGTACCGCTACTCCAACCTCAAGTTCACCGGCCGGGGCGTCGTGTTGGCGATCGAGCTGCAGCTCAACCCGGACGGGCTCTCCGCGCCCCTGCGTTTCGGTGAGCTGGCCCGCCGCCTGGGTGCGACTGATTCCGGCGGGCGACGCCCGGTGACGCAGGTCCGTGACACGGTCCTGGACCTGCGCCGCGGCAAGGGGATGGTGCTGGCGGAGGGCGACCACGACACCTGGTCGGCCGGTTCCTTCTTCACCAACCCTGTGGTCGACGTGGCCGTGGCCGACAGCGTTCAGGCGACCGTGCGCGCGGCCCGCGGTGACGAGGACGCCGACCGTATGCCGCGCTTCCCCGCCGGGGAGGGGACGGTCAAGCTCTCGGCCGCGTGGCTGATCGACCGTGCCGGCTTCGCCAAGGGACATCCGGGCGAGGATGCACCGGCGCGCCTGTCCACCAGGCACACCCTCGCGCTGACCAACCGCGGCTCGGCGAGCACCTCCGATCTGGTCGCCCTGGCCAGGGAGGTCCGCGACGGGGTGCGCGGGCGCTTCGGCGTGACCCTGGTGCCCGAGCCGGTGTGGATCGGCGTGTCCATCGACTGA